A window from Cryptomeria japonica chromosome 1, Sugi_1.0, whole genome shotgun sequence encodes these proteins:
- the LOC131857802 gene encoding uncharacterized protein LOC131857802 codes for MIKSVLAAIPIYNMSCFKMSFAVGKSLNNLLKNFVWEGAKDNKKIPLINWDTLCLMKEDGGASLRKMELQNSALDAKLSWKMCKEPQKIWSRLFQKKYLDSEDTNRILTVANTERGSAMWNFLWDCKHIITDHILWQIGNGNTALFWRDSWDGFPALSESFEDKRWVDMVENCIGQHVCNYMENQSDQNGLRIWKKINVGNPSLCEKLWKAIKDRKIPESVEKDNIIWCAAKSGVYNSKLGYEVQRQRGSNNTWQHKLCWNHKILPKVGAFLWIALHTRNLMGDRLKTIGILGPNRCVMCRVDEESANHLLFSCPVVEYCWN; via the coding sequence ATGATCAAATCAGTTCTAGCGGCCATTCCAATATACAACATGTCATGTTTCAAAATGTCATTCGCTGTTGGAAAAAGTCTGAATAATTTACTAAAGAATTTTGTGTGGGAAGGAGCTAAAGACAACAAGAAAATTCCGCTTATCAATTGGGACACTCTATGCCTTATGAAGGAAGATGGGGGTGCTAGCCTTAGGAAAATGGAATTACAAAACTCTGCTCTTGATGCTAAGTTGTCCTGGAAAATGTGTAAGGAACCCCAAAAAATATGGTCCAGGTTGTTCCAAAAGAAGTATCTAGATTCAGAAGACACTAATCGAATTCTCACTGTGGCAAATACTGAAAGAGGCTCAGCTATGTGGAACTTCTTATGGGATTGCAAACACATTATCACAGACCATATCTTATGGCAAATTGGTAATGGTAACACTGCTTTGTTTTGGAGAGACTCATGGGACGGGTTTCCAGCTCTATCGGAATCCTTTGAAGATAAGAGGTGGGTAGACATGGTGGAAAATTGCATAGGGCAACATGTGTGCAACTACATGGAAAACCAAAGTGATCAGAATGGTCTGAGAATATGGAAGAAAATCAATGTTGGAAATCCCTCCTTATGTGAGAAGCTATGGAAAGCAATAAAAGATAGGAAAATACCGGAATCCGTCGAAAAAGACAACATAATTTGGTGTGCAGCAAAATCTGGGGTGTACAACTCCAAACTTGGGTATGAAGTTCAAAGACAAAGAGGCTCCAACAATACTTGGCAGCATAAACTATGTTGGAATCACAAAATACTTCCAAAAGTTGGGGCTTTTTTGTGGATTGCTCTACATACTAGAAATCTAATGGGTGATAGACTCAAAACTATTGGCATCTTGGGTCCCAATCGTTGTGTTATGTGCCGTGTAGATGAAGAATCAGCAAATCATCTACTATTCAGCTGTCCGGTGGTAGAATATTGTTGGAACTAG